Proteins from a genomic interval of Betta splendens chromosome 10, fBetSpl5.4, whole genome shotgun sequence:
- the dlg3 gene encoding disks large homolog 3 isoform X1, translating into MHKHHHCCKCPECYEVTRMAALRRMDAPSYGGEWQAEPYGYPPGYGGGQTLPPPASGGGGSMGGGGGTLGRSKGKIMSGGGPGGPNPKGQSKGGPKVNGNNSSGQGGWWPECTCTNREWYDQANPPPIIVNADSLDAGPYVNGSDGMYKYEEIILERGNSGLGFSIAGGIDNPHIPDDPGIFITKIIPGGAAAMDGRLGVNDCVLRVNDVDVSEVVHSRAVEALKEAGPVVRLLVRRRQAPPETILEVNLLKGPKGLGFSIAGGIGNQHIPGDNSIYITKIIEGGAAQKDGRLQTGDRLLAVNNIVLQDVRHEEAVAALKNTSDMVYLKVAKPGPVHLNDMYAPPDYSSSLALPPAFPTMVDNHVSHNYMGAMEPKPVYPPPQVTPSRYSPVPRHMLGEEDFTSRAEPIYSVIHKSGDSKVPQALYRGFCPSPAPLCQGPLPFSSREPRKVLLHKGSTGLGFNIVGGEDGEGIFVSFILAGGPADLSGELRRGDRILSVNGVNLRNATHEQAAAALKRAGQTVTIIAQYRPEEYSRFESKIHDLREQMMNSSMSSGSGSLRTSEKRSLYVRALFDYDRTRDSCLPSQGLSFSYGDILHVINASDDEWWQARLVTPHGESEQIGVIPSKKRVEKKERARLKTVKFHNRAGMIESNRPVKVKRKKSFNLSRKFPFYKSKENIVQDLVESEQCLTSNTSDSESSSKGQEDTILSYEPVIRQEIHYTRPVIILGPMKDRVNDDLISEFPHKFGSCVPHTTRPRRENETDGQDYHFVGSREQMEKDIQDNKFIEAGQFNENLYGTSILSVRTVAERGKHCILDVSGNAIKRLQQAQLYPIAIFIKPKSIEALMEMNKRQTYEQANKVFDKAVKLEQDFGEYFTAIVQGDSLEEIYNKIKLIIEEQSGPYIWIPSTEKL; encoded by the exons ATGCACAAACACCACCACTGCTGCAAGTGCCCAGAATGTTATGAGGTGACCCGTATGGCTGCCCTGCGTAGGATGGACGCCCCGTCGTATGGAGGAGAGTGGCAGGCCGAGCCCTATGGATACCCACCTGGGTACGGAGGAGGCCAGACCTTGCCCCCTCCAGCCTCGGGGGGAGGTGGAAGcatgggtggaggagggggcacTTTGGGGAGAAGTAAGGGCAAGATAATGTCTGGTGGGGGACCAGGAGGCCCCAACCCGAAGGGCCAATCCAAGGGAGGCCCCAAAGTAAATGGCAACAACTCCAGTGGACAAGGAGGATGGTGGCCCGAGTGCACCTGTACCAACCGGGAGTGGTACGACCAG GCCAACCCTCCCCCCATCATCGTCAACGCAGACTCACTAGATGCAGGGCCTTAT GTAAATGGAAGTGATGGGATGTATAAATATGAGGAGATCATTTTGGAGAGG GGGAACTCTGGCCTTGGCTTTAGCATTGCTGGAGGAATAGACAATCCCCACATTCCTGATGATCCGGGGATCTTCATCACCAAGATAATcccaggaggagcagctgctatGGATGGACGGCTAGG GGTTAACGACTGTGTGCTGCGTGTGAATGACGTGGACGTGTCTGAAGTGGTGCACAGTCGGGCAGTGGAAGCCTTAAAGGAGGCGGGGCCCGTGGTGCGGCTGCTGGTCCGACGGAGGCAGGCCCCACCTGAGACGATTCTGGAGGTCAACCTGCTGAAAGGGCCCAAAG GGCTGGGATTCAGTATCGCCGGAGGGATCGGGAACCAACACATCCCAGGAGACAACAGCATCTACATTACCAAGATTATAGAAGGAGGAGCTGCCCAAAAAGATGGACGACTTCAGACCGGAGACCGCCTGCTAGCT GTGAACAACATTGTGCTTCAGGACGTGCGCCACGAGGAGGCAGTGGCTGCGCTGAAGAACACCTCTGATATGGTTTACCTCAAGGTGGCCAAGCCAGGACCTGTGCATCTCAATGACATGTACGCCCCTCCAGACTACTCCAGCAGT CTGGCCCTCCCTCCAGCCTTCCCCACCATGGTGGACAACCACGTCAGCCACAACTACATGGGGGCGATGGAGCCCAAGCCCGTGTACCCGCCGCCCCAGGTCACCCCGTCCAGGTACTCGCCAGTTCCCCGACACATGCTTGGGGAGGAAGACTTCACGAG CAGGGCTGAGCCTATTTACAGTGTCATCCACAAATCTGGGGACAGCAAGGTGCCCCAGGCCCTCTACAGAGGCTTCTGTCCTTCCCCTGCTCCCTTGTGCCAAGGTCCACTCCCCTTCTCTAGCAG GGAGCCAAGGAAGGTGTTGCTGCACAAGGGCTCCACAGGCCTGGGCTTCAACATAGTCGGTGGGGAGGACGGAGAAGGCATCTTTGTCTCCTTCATCCTGGCAGGAGGGCCGGCTGACCTGAGCGGCGAGCTGAGGAGGGGAGACCGGATCCTATCG GTGAATGGCGTAAACCTAAGGAATGCCACACATgagcaagcagctgcagcactgaagAGAGCCGGACAGACTGTCACCATAATTGCTCAATACAGGCCTGAAG AGTATAGCCGCTTTGAGTCCAAAATCCACGACCTGAGGGAGCagatgatgaacagcagcatgagCTCGGGATCAGGCTCCCTGCGCACCAGTGAGAAGCGCTCCCTCTATGTCAG agcTTTGTTTGACTATGACCGAACGAGGGACAGCTGCCTGCCCAGCCAGGGCCTGAGCTTCTCCTATGGGGATATCCTCCATGTCATCAATGCCTCTGACGACGAGTGGTGGCAGGCGAGGCTCGTTACGCCACACGGGGAGAGTGAGCAGATTGGGGTCATTCCAAGCAAGAAACG agtGGAGAAGAAGGAACGGGCCAGGTTAAAAACAGTCAAGTTCCACAACAGGGCAGGCATGATTGAGTCTAACAGG CCTGTCAAAGTAAAGCGCAAAAAAAGCTTCAACCTCTCACGCAAGTTCCCATTTTACAAGAGCAAGGAGAATATTGTGCAGGACTTGGTGGAGTCTGAAC AATGCCTGACATCCAACACAAGTGACAGTGAAAGCAGTTCAA AGGGACAGGAGGACACAATTCTTTCCTATGAGCCAGTCATTCGACAGGAAA TTCACTACACGAGGCCTGTCATCATTTTGGGCCCAATGAAGGACAGAGTAAACGATGACCTTATCTCAGAGTTTCCCCACAAGTTTGGCTCCTGTGTTCCCC ACACGACTCGTCCAAGGCGGGAGAACGAGACAGACGGCCAGGACTACCACTTTGTGGGCTCGCGGGAGCAAATGGAGAAGGACATTCAGGATAATAAATTCATTGAAGCTGGCCAGTTCAATGAGAACCTCTATGGGACGAGCATCTTGTCTGTCAGAACTGTGGCTGAGAGG GGGAAACACTGCATTCTGGATGTGTCTGGGAACGCCATAAAACGACTGCAGCAAGCACAACTTTATCCCATTGCCATCTTTATTAAACCAAAATCTATTGAAGCTCTAAT ggAAATGAATAAGAGGCAGACTTATGAGCAGGCCAATAAAGTCTTTGACAAGGCAGTTAAGCTGGAGCAAGACTTTGGAGAGTATTTCACAG ctaTTGTACAGGGTGACTCACTAGAGGAGATCTACAACAAAATCAAGCTAATCATTGAGGAGCAGTCTGGCCCCTACATCTGGATCCCCTCCACAGAGAAGCTCTGA